CCGGATCGCCGCGGTCGCCTACGCGCCCGAGGTGCTGGCGCCCGTCCCCGGGGAGACGGTCGTCGAGGCTCGCGGCCGTGCGCTGGCTCCGGGCTTCATCGACACGCACACCCACGGCGACGAGCAGATCTTCGAGCATCCGGAGGCGCTCGCCGCCGTCAGCCAGGGCATCACGACGTTCGTCGGCGGGCAGGACGGCGACTCGATCCTGCCGCTCGGCGATCTCTTCTCCCGGCTCGAGC
The Thermoanaerobaculia bacterium DNA segment above includes these coding regions:
- a CDS encoding D-aminoacylase — encoded protein: MRRTPLLCLFVTLAAPFGAASAEAVSTTRITRALILDGSGATGREGSLRIVGDRIAAVAYAPEVLAPVPGETVVEARGRALAPGFIDTHTHGDEQIFEHPEALAAVSQGITTFVGGQDGDSILPLGDLFSRLE